A single genomic interval of Tursiops truncatus isolate mTurTru1 chromosome 1, mTurTru1.mat.Y, whole genome shotgun sequence harbors:
- the PRCC gene encoding proline-rich protein PRCC isoform X1 translates to MSLVAYASSDESEPDEAEPEPEEEEETAAPTPGPTLGGLFASLPAPKGPGLLPPSPQMLAPAFPPPLLLPTPTGDPRLQPPPSLPFGLGGFPPPPGVSPAEAAGIGEGLGLGLPSPRGPGLSLPPNIGGAGPPLGLPKPKKRTEPVKIAAPELHKGDSDSEEDEPTKKKTVLQGSSEGTGLSALLPQPKNLTVKETNRLLLPHAFSRKPSDGSSDTKPSRQASKTKPSSLAPLVGTTTTTPSPSAIKAAAKSAALQVTKQITQEEDDSDEEVAPENFFSLPEKAEPPGVEPYPYPIPTVPEELPPGTEPEPAFQDDAANAPLEFKMAAGSSGAPWMPKPGDDYSYNQFSTYGDANAAGAYYQDYYSGGYYPAQDPTLVPPQEIAPDASFIDDEAFKRLQGKRNRGREEINFVEIKGDDQLSGAQQWMTKSLTEEKTMKSFSKKKGEQPTGQQRRKHQITYLIHQAKERELELKNTWSENKLSRRQTQAKYGF, encoded by the exons ATGTCGCTGGTTGCTTACGCCAGCAGCGATGAGAGTGAGCCGGATGAGGCTGAGCCGGagccggaggaggaggaggagacggCAGCCCCTACACCTGGGCCCACTTTAGGGGGCTTGTTCGCTTCTCTTCCCGCGCCCAAGGGTCCGGGCTTGCTGCCTCCTTCCCCCCAGATGCTGGCCCCAGCCTTTCCCCCGCCGTTGTTGCTGCCCACACCCACCGGAGACCCCCggctccagcctcctccctccttgCCCTTCGGTTTGGGAGGCTTCCCTCCACCTCCAGGCGTGAGCCCGGCTGAAGCGGCGGGAattggggaggggctgggattgGGGCTGCCCTCGCCCAGAGGCCCTGGCCTCAGTCTGCCCCCCAATATCGGCGGGGCCGGGCCCCCCCTGGGGCTTCCCAAGCCAAAGAAGAGGACAGAGCCGGTGAAGATTGCGGCGCCAGAGCTGCATAAGGGGGAT tcaGATTCCGAGGAAGATGAacccacaaagaagaaaactgtcCTTCAG GGATCCAGTGAGGGGACTGGTTTGTCCGCCTTGCTTCCCCAACCTAAAAACCTGACTGTGAAAGAGACTAACAGGTTGCTCCTGCCCCATGCCTTCTCCCGGAAACCCTCGGATGGCTCCTCTGACACTAAGCCCTCCAGACAAGCTTCTAAGACCAAGCCCTCTTCTCTCGCCCCTCTTGTGGGCACCACAACCACCACTCCATCGCCCTCTGCTATCAAGGCTGCTGCCAAGAGTGCTGCCCTGCAGGTGACGAAGCAGATCACGCAGGAAGAGGACGATAGTGATGAGGAAGTAGCCCCTGAGaactttttctccctccctgagAAGGCCGAGCCGCCTGGAGTTGAGCCATACCCTTACCCCATTCCCACTGTCCCTGAAGAGTTGCCTCCAGGCACGGAACCAGAGCCGGCCTTCCAGGACGATGCAGCCAATGCCCCCTTAGAGTTCAAGATGGCAGCAGGCTCAAGTGGGGCCCCTTGGATGCCTAAGCCTGGGGATGACTACAGCTACAATCAGTTTTCCACGTATGGCGATGCCAATGCCGCTGGTGCTTACTATCAG GATTATTACAGTGGTGGCTACTATCCCGCACAGGACCCAACTCTGGTCCCCCCACAGGAAATTGCCCCAGATGCCTCCTTCATCGATGACGAAGCA tTTAAGCGGCTGCAGGGCAAAAGGAACCGAGGGAGGGAGGAGATCAACTTTGTGGAGATCAAAGGTGATGACCAGCTCAGTGGGGCCCAGCAGTGGATGACCAAGTCATTGACAGAAGAGAAAACCATGAAGTCATTCAGCAAA AAGAAAGGTGAGCAGCCAACAGGCCAGCAGCGGCGGAAACACCAGATCACGTATCTGATTCATCAG GCTAAGGAGCGGGAGCTGGAACTGAAGAACACCTGGTCGGAGAACAAGCTCAGCCGCCGGCAGACCCAAGCCAAATATGGATTCTAG
- the PRCC gene encoding proline-rich protein PRCC isoform X2, with product MSLVAYASSDESEPDEAEPEPEEEEETAAPTPGPTLGGLFASLPAPKGPGLLPPSPQMLAPAFPPPLLLPTPTGDPRLQPPPSLPFGLGGFPPPPGVSPAEAAGIGEGLGLGLPSPRGPGLSLPPNIGGAGPPLGLPKPKKRTEPVKIAAPELHKGDSDSEEDEPTKKKTVLQGSSEGTGLSALLPQPKNLTVKETNRLLLPHAFSRKPSDGSSDTKPSRQASKTKPSSLAPLVGTTTTTPSPSAIKAAAKSAALQVTKQITQEEDDSDEEVAPENFFSLPEKAEPPGVEPYPYPIPTVPEELPPGTEPEPAFQDDAANAPLEFKMAAGSSGAPWMPKPGDDYSYNQFSTYGDANAAGAYYQDYYSGGYYPAQDPTLVPPQEIAPDASFIDDEAKDVHPFANFCLWLILCSSTSLCISSLTSSVVRPFLF from the exons ATGTCGCTGGTTGCTTACGCCAGCAGCGATGAGAGTGAGCCGGATGAGGCTGAGCCGGagccggaggaggaggaggagacggCAGCCCCTACACCTGGGCCCACTTTAGGGGGCTTGTTCGCTTCTCTTCCCGCGCCCAAGGGTCCGGGCTTGCTGCCTCCTTCCCCCCAGATGCTGGCCCCAGCCTTTCCCCCGCCGTTGTTGCTGCCCACACCCACCGGAGACCCCCggctccagcctcctccctccttgCCCTTCGGTTTGGGAGGCTTCCCTCCACCTCCAGGCGTGAGCCCGGCTGAAGCGGCGGGAattggggaggggctgggattgGGGCTGCCCTCGCCCAGAGGCCCTGGCCTCAGTCTGCCCCCCAATATCGGCGGGGCCGGGCCCCCCCTGGGGCTTCCCAAGCCAAAGAAGAGGACAGAGCCGGTGAAGATTGCGGCGCCAGAGCTGCATAAGGGGGAT tcaGATTCCGAGGAAGATGAacccacaaagaagaaaactgtcCTTCAG GGATCCAGTGAGGGGACTGGTTTGTCCGCCTTGCTTCCCCAACCTAAAAACCTGACTGTGAAAGAGACTAACAGGTTGCTCCTGCCCCATGCCTTCTCCCGGAAACCCTCGGATGGCTCCTCTGACACTAAGCCCTCCAGACAAGCTTCTAAGACCAAGCCCTCTTCTCTCGCCCCTCTTGTGGGCACCACAACCACCACTCCATCGCCCTCTGCTATCAAGGCTGCTGCCAAGAGTGCTGCCCTGCAGGTGACGAAGCAGATCACGCAGGAAGAGGACGATAGTGATGAGGAAGTAGCCCCTGAGaactttttctccctccctgagAAGGCCGAGCCGCCTGGAGTTGAGCCATACCCTTACCCCATTCCCACTGTCCCTGAAGAGTTGCCTCCAGGCACGGAACCAGAGCCGGCCTTCCAGGACGATGCAGCCAATGCCCCCTTAGAGTTCAAGATGGCAGCAGGCTCAAGTGGGGCCCCTTGGATGCCTAAGCCTGGGGATGACTACAGCTACAATCAGTTTTCCACGTATGGCGATGCCAATGCCGCTGGTGCTTACTATCAG GATTATTACAGTGGTGGCTACTATCCCGCACAGGACCCAACTCTGGTCCCCCCACAGGAAATTGCCCCAGATGCCTCCTTCATCGATGACGAAGCA AAAGATGTGCATCCCTTTGCAAACTTCTGCCTGTGGTTAATACTGTGTTCATCCACCTCCCTGTGTATATCCTCCTTGACAAGTTCAGTAGTTAGGCCCTTTTTGTTTTAA